The proteins below come from a single Gossypium raimondii isolate GPD5lz chromosome 2, ASM2569854v1, whole genome shotgun sequence genomic window:
- the LOC105787712 gene encoding pentatricopeptide repeat-containing protein At5g47360, whose translation MRLWLPGYELMPPYWATFEQLGTPGLILAKTYPTSFGNNLVRFYLIVLFNLNSCKDTKFPHKAMPIASLSRLISLSIHTKQSKIFNLQFRSVSSADKFFTLLEKNQSNIEKTLALVNAKLDPNCVCEVLKRCSFDISLSQIGLRFFIWAGLQSNCRYSSYMYNKAAGFLKIKQNPFLVLDVIKAYRMEKCSVNLKMFKVVLNLCKEANIADEALLLLRKMPEFNLRPDTTAYNVVIRLLCEKGDMDMAHKLMKEIGLIDLYPDMMTYFAMIKGFCNAGRLEEACELFQAMKGQGFSPNAVTYSVLLEGICKYRSTEKALELLGEMEKAGGNCSPNVITYTSVIKSFCEKGQTIEALRILDRMEACQCVPNRITVITLITGLCTEGHVEEAYKLIDRVAGRGVSNSDCYSSLVLALIRINRLNEVEKLFRKMLVSGAKPSGIACSTMIREICHEGRVLDGFCLYNEIERIQYISSIDTDIYSILLVGLCRQSHSVEAVKLARLMLRRRIHLEAPYVDEIVEHLKNSTDKELVTQLSRIAS comes from the coding sequence ATGAGGTTATGGTTGCCTGGCTATGAGTTGATGCCACCGTACTGGGCCACATTCGAACAACTCGGTACACCTGGCCTCATTCTTGCCAAAACTTATCCAACTTCATTCGGAAACAATCTCGTAAGATTTTACCTCATTGTTTTGTTCAACCTCAACTCTTGCAAAGACACTAAATTCCCCCACAAAGCAATGCCAATTGCTTCTCTCTCTAGATTGATTTCACTTTCAATTCACACTAAACAAagcaaaattttcaatcttcaaTTCAGATCGGTCTCCTCTGCCGACAAATTTTTCACTCTTTTAGAGAAAAACCAAAGCAATATAGAGAAAACCTTAGCTTTAGTCAATGCCAAATTGGACCCAAACTGTGTTTGTGAGGTGTTAAAAAGATGTTCTTTTGATATATCTCTATCTCAAATAGGTTTAAGGTTTTTCATATGGGCAGGTCTTCAATCAAATTGTAGGTATAGTTCTTATATGTACAACAAAGCTGCtggatttttgaaaattaagcaAAACCCATTTCTTGTTTTGGATGTTATCAAAGCTTACAGGATGGAAAAGTGTTCAGTTAACCTTAAAATGTTTAAGGTTGTTTTGAATTTGTGTAAAGAAGCTAACATTGCCGATGAAGCTTTGTTGCTATTGAGGAAAATGCCTGAATTTAATTTACGTCCGGATACTACTGCTTATAATGTGGTTATCAGGCTGCTTTGTGAGAAAGGGGATATGGATATGGCTCATAAATTGATGAAAGAGATTGGCTTGATTGATCTTTATCCCGATATGATGACTTATTTTGCAATGATCAAGGGGTTCTGTAATGCTGGTAGATTGGAGGAGGCTTGTGAGTTGTTTCAGGCTATGAAGGGGCAAGGGTTTTCTCCAAATGCTGTGACTTATTCCGTGCTTCTCGAGGGTATTTGTAAGTACAGGAGTACGGAAAAGGCATTGGAATTATTAGGGGAGATGGAGAAAGCAGGTGGGAATTGTAGTCCAAATGTAATCACATATACATCTGTGATTAAAAGCTTTTGTGAGAAGGGTCAAACAATAGAGGCATTGAGGATTTTGGATAGAATGGAAGCTTGCCAGTGTGTTCCTAACCGTATAACTGTTATTACTTTGATCACGGGTCTTTGCACCGAGGGACATGTCGAAGAAGCATATAAGTTGATCGATAGAGTTGCCGGACGTGGTGTTTCCAATAGTGATTGCTACAGTTCTCTTGTATTGGCTTTGATTAGGATTAATAGACTCAATGAGGTAGAGAAGCTCTTTAGGAAAATGTTAGTAAGTGGGGCTAAACCTAGTGGCATTGCTTGTAGTACCATGATTAGGGAGATCTGTCATGAGGGACGAGTGCTAGATGGTTTTTGCTTATACAATGAAATCGAGCGGATTCAATACATTTCATCCATCGACACTGACATCTATTCTATTCTTTTGGTTGGCTTGTGTCGGCAAAGCCATTCAGTTGAAGCTGTGAAGCTTGCTAGGTTAATGCTTAGAAGAAGGATTCACTTAGAAGCTCCGTATGTCGACGAAATCGTCGAACATTTGAAAAACTCTACAGATAAGGAGCTAGTTACTCAACTCAGTAGAATTGCAAGTTGA
- the LOC105787710 gene encoding uncharacterized protein LOC105787710 — protein MEVNQQARCRELAKSSSFYSTVYSEIEEVGWDHLVRAGGDLSFLIFRVLDKKGRVHVMEIQLDKAYPRVPPMVSADVPYIFNLKWSMNSRLKNLVQQFEKHLEKLQGFWSTLDEIDRSLQIVDSKQASRAIPSRQIHVGNDCFIILFIDINDPRSLPECRFMGLGNTVNSLRKTWKRNVDKWERDKAFLENLECLLNTQLPRLADEETNNHLDECGICYAQYLPIGDELGPRTGSATDYTCENNSCSKAFHSVCLVDWLRSITTTRQSFNVLFGNCPYCSEPIAVKINATKN, from the exons atg GAAGTTAATCAACAGGCTAGATGTAGAGAGTTGGCTAAATCGTCCTCATTTTATAGTACAGTTTACTCTGAG ATAGAAGAGGTTGGATGGGATCATTTGGTGAGGGCGGGAGGAGATCTAAGTTTccttatttttcgtgtttt AGATAAGAAGGGAAGAGTGCATGTTATGGAAATTCAGTTGGATAAAGCTTATCCTAGAGTTCCTCCAATGGTTTCAGCG GATGTTCCCTATATCTTCAATTTAAAATGGTCAATGAACTCGAGACTGAAAAACTTGGTACAACAGTTTGAGAAG CATCTGGAGAAGCTTCAAGGATTCTGGTCTACCTTGGACGAAATTGACAGGTCTCTTCAGATTGTTGATTCAAAGCAAGCATCTCGTGCCATTCCGAGTCGCCAAATCCACGTAG GAAATGATTGCTTCATCATATTGTTCATCGATATCAATGATCCTAGATCATTACCAGA GTGTCGTTTTATGGGTTTAGGTAATACTGTGAACTCCTTGAGAAAGACATGGAAAAGAAATGTTGATAAATG GGAGAGGGACAAAGCCTTTTTAGAAAATCTTGAGTGTCTTTTGAACACCCAATTGCCAAGGCTTGCTGATGAAGAGACCAACAATCATCTAGATGAATGTGGAATCTGTTATGCTCAATATCTCCCCATTG GTGATGAGCTTGGACCTCGGACTGGAAGTGCAACTGATTACACTTGTGAGAATAACAGTTGTAGTAAGGCTTTCCACAGCGTGTGCCTAGTCGACTGGTTGAGGTCGATCACGACAACAAGGCA GTCATTCAATGTTCTGTTTGGAAATTGTCCTTATTGCTCAGAGCCAATTGCAGTGAAAATCAATGCCACAAAGAATTAA
- the LOC105787711 gene encoding probable xyloglucan endotransglucosylase/hydrolase protein 6, with amino-acid sequence MTMATLSSAFLFIFSCFLACSISVSGRPATFLEDFRITWSDSHIKQIDGGRAIQLILDQNSGCGFASKRRYLFGRVSMKIKLIPGDSAGTVTAFYMNSDTDTVRDELDFEFLGNRTGQPYTVQTNIYAHGKGDREQRVNLWFDPAADFHTYAIMWNHHHIVFYVDEVPIRVYKNNEAKNIPYPKFQPMGVYSTLWEADDWATRGGLEKIDWSKAPFLAYYKDFDIEGCPVPGPANCASNPRNWWEGTAYQALNAMEARRYRWVRMNHMIYDYCTDKSRYPVTPPECMAGI; translated from the exons ATGACAATGGCAACTCTAAGCAGtgcttttcttttcatcttctcTTGTTTCCTTGCATGTTCGATCTCGGTTTCGGGACGACCCGCCACTTTCCTCGAAGATTTTAGAATCACTTGGTCCGATTCCCATATCAAGCAAATCGATGGGGGGAGGGCCATTCAACTTATTCTAGACCAAAATTCAg gCTGTGGATTTGCTTCCAAAAGACGGTATTTGTTTGGACGTGTCAGCATGAAGATCAAGCTTATCCCCGGTGACTCGGCCGGAACCGTCACCGCCTTTTAC ATGAATTCTGATACGGACACCGTAAGAGACGAGCTAGATTTCGAGTTCTTGGGAAACCGAACCGGGCAACCATACACGGTCCAAACCAACATATATGCTCATGGTAAAGGTGATAGAGAACAAAGGGTTAACCTCTGGTTTGATCCAGCTGCTGATTTCCATACATACGCAATTATGTGGAACCATCATCATATTGT GTTTTATGTAGATGAAGTGCCAATAAGAGTATACAAGAACAATGAAGCAAAAAACATCCCATACCCAAAATTTCAACCTATGGGGGTATATTCAACACTATGGGAAGCTGATGATTGGGCAACAAGGGGAGGACTTGAGAAAATTGATTGGAGCAAAGCACCATTTTTGGCTTATTACAAGGATTTTGACATTGAAGGGTGTCCAGTTCCAGGGCCAGCAAATTGTGCTAGTAACCCTAGGAACTGGTGGGAAGGTACTGCTTATCAAGCTCTTAATGCCATGGAAGCTAGGAGATACAGATGGGTTCGGATGAACCACATGATCTACGATTACTGCACCGACAAGTCTCGGTACCCGGTCACCCCACCGGAATGCATGGCAGGTATATGA